The Methanoculleus marisnigri JR1 genome window below encodes:
- a CDS encoding pro-sigmaK processing inhibitor BofA family protein, with translation MSLLTGLLALILVIVLAFVLYKAVKSVTGLIINAVVGVILLWLINLLDLMQLLGQPDDIPINIITVLICAIGGIFGVIITVVLHLLGIPLTL, from the coding sequence ATGAGCTTACTCACGGGACTCCTTGCTCTGATCCTGGTGATCGTCCTTGCGTTCGTCCTCTACAAGGCCGTGAAAAGCGTGACCGGTCTCATCATCAACGCCGTCGTGGGCGTGATCCTGCTCTGGCTGATCAACCTCCTCGACCTGATGCAACTCCTCGGTCAGCCCGACGACATCCCGATCAACATCATCACCGTCCTGATCTGTGCAATCGGCGGGATATTCGGTGTCATCATCACGGTGGTGCTGCACCTCCTCGGGATACCGCTGACGCTCTGA
- a CDS encoding transglutaminase-like domain-containing protein: MSEAEIDRIALLSEPLPEQTRDTLIDRVDRTTFACVDGSPRLFPSGLNATLACGVGDCTDLALLRAEVLCRNGVPARPVHGIMVWDTEAFRTNALHVEILGKGVAVHDWVELGDGRTMGAYEGNPAVRCVKIGEGVCFQPVFEALGYL; the protein is encoded by the coding sequence GTGAGCGAAGCAGAAATAGACAGGATTGCCCTTCTTTCCGAACCCCTCCCGGAGCAAACCCGGGACACCCTCATCGACCGGGTGGACAGAACGACGTTCGCCTGCGTCGACGGTTCCCCCCGCCTGTTTCCTTCGGGTCTCAACGCGACCCTTGCCTGCGGGGTAGGCGACTGCACCGATCTCGCGCTCCTCAGGGCGGAAGTTCTCTGCCGGAACGGCGTCCCTGCCCGGCCGGTTCACGGCATCATGGTCTGGGATACGGAAGCGTTCCGGACAAACGCCCTCCACGTCGAGATCCTCGGGAAGGGCGTTGCCGTCCACGACTGGGTCGAACTCGGCGACGGCCGGACAATGGGCGCTTATGAAGGAAATCCTGCGGTCCGGTGCGTGAAAATCGGGGAAGGGGTCTGTTTCCAGCCCGTCTTTGAGGCGCTGGGCTACCTCTGA
- a CDS encoding BaiN/RdsA family NAD(P)/FAD-dependent oxidoreductase, with protein MNEIIAIIGGGPAGLFCALQAIEAGKNVVLFEKKPVAGRKLLIAGSGQCNITHDGDIADFLSHYGDHGAFLRPALMNFTNRDLIAFFADRGLRMETEPGGKVFPATRKSADVLAVLLAECAARGVEIRCNDPVLAVERDGDGFIVRTATAAVRTGVLVLATGGASYPATGSTGDGYAFARALGQPTTEVAPALAPVYVEDYPFADLAGISFQNLTLAVYRDGKRVGRHAGDLLLTHTGLSGPGILDLSRSIRPRDELRVTFLPGASAEEVRKHLADAIAAGGARQVKTVLCDLALPERFVRRLLDLAGIPAGETCAQLRKNSRNALAASLAEYPFRVERLGGFNEAMATRGGVALEGINKKTMASKIVENLYCIGETLDIDGDTGGYNLQAAFSTAALAAGHIAGVYASR; from the coding sequence GTGAACGAGATCATCGCGATCATCGGGGGAGGCCCTGCCGGGCTCTTCTGCGCCCTGCAGGCGATAGAAGCCGGGAAAAACGTCGTCCTCTTCGAGAAGAAGCCCGTAGCGGGGAGGAAACTCCTCATTGCCGGGTCGGGGCAGTGTAACATCACCCACGACGGCGATATCGCTGACTTCCTCTCCCATTACGGCGATCACGGGGCGTTCCTCCGGCCGGCGCTCATGAACTTCACGAACCGGGATCTCATTGCGTTTTTTGCCGACCGCGGCCTTCGGATGGAAACCGAGCCCGGGGGTAAGGTCTTCCCGGCGACCCGGAAGTCCGCCGATGTCCTCGCCGTCCTCCTCGCGGAGTGCGCCGCCCGTGGGGTGGAGATACGGTGCAACGACCCTGTCCTTGCCGTCGAACGCGACGGCGACGGGTTCATCGTCCGGACGGCGACGGCGGCCGTCCGGACCGGCGTCCTCGTCCTCGCCACCGGCGGGGCCTCTTACCCCGCCACCGGCTCGACCGGTGATGGCTACGCCTTCGCCCGGGCGCTCGGGCAGCCGACAACGGAGGTCGCCCCGGCGCTTGCCCCGGTCTACGTCGAGGACTACCCGTTCGCCGACCTTGCCGGGATCTCCTTTCAGAACCTCACCCTGGCCGTCTACCGCGACGGAAAGCGGGTCGGGCGGCACGCCGGCGATCTTTTGCTGACGCACACCGGGCTCTCGGGCCCGGGTATTCTCGATCTCTCCCGCTCCATCCGCCCCCGCGACGAACTCCGGGTCACGTTCCTCCCCGGGGCGAGCGCGGAGGAGGTGCGAAAGCATCTCGCCGACGCGATTGCGGCGGGCGGGGCCCGGCAGGTAAAGACCGTGCTCTGCGATCTCGCCCTCCCCGAACGGTTCGTCCGGCGGCTGCTCGACCTCGCCGGGATTCCGGCGGGAGAGACCTGCGCCCAGCTCCGGAAAAATTCCCGGAACGCGCTCGCCGCATCCCTCGCGGAGTACCCGTTCCGGGTGGAGAGGCTCGGCGGGTTCAACGAAGCGATGGCGACGCGGGGCGGGGTCGCTCTCGAGGGAATCAACAAAAAAACGATGGCGTCAAAGATCGTCGAAAACCTCTACTGCATCGGCGAGACACTCGATATCGACGGCGACACCGGCGGCTATAATCTCCAGGCCGCCTTCTCCACGGCAGCGCTTGCCGCAGGGCATATCGCCGGCGTTTACGCTTCCCGGTGA
- a CDS encoding DUF2341 domain-containing protein: MDAIWIVLVGGGAALLLAAVAGAAAELPDAAVPVTDTPADVTPHYWLGGDTPGVFTHHRTVSIDNPSDVDGLAVLFNATHLPGMRPDFADIRFTERDGTPIPYWIENASAGSHARIWLALPANATAVTMLYSNPEARDAGDPDAVFLFFEDYERGGLSRWSFCGSNAGIQSDVVRDGAYAGDINVSEPDLPEFSNNRICLADISAGPMVIEGDFQVSEFGRWCGSGYIQAWNGTNRLYALHLRNGSVQHYDGDHRNFSADARAETDTWYHVRVVLDTPNATEHAWMDGEYLGSAPMRFSDGSPVPKDTVFDDFALIGSSAWYSGNPHHFYADNVVVRKYEPAPPVLSYADDA; this comes from the coding sequence ATGGATGCCATCTGGATTGTTCTCGTCGGAGGGGGCGCCGCTCTGCTCCTCGCGGCCGTTGCCGGGGCTGCTGCAGAGCTCCCGGACGCCGCCGTCCCCGTTACGGATACACCCGCGGACGTGACCCCGCACTACTGGTTGGGCGGCGATACCCCCGGGGTCTTCACCCACCACCGGACGGTGTCGATCGACAACCCCTCCGACGTCGATGGTCTTGCGGTCCTCTTCAACGCAACCCACCTTCCCGGGATGCGGCCGGACTTCGCCGACATTCGCTTTACGGAAAGAGACGGGACGCCTATCCCCTACTGGATCGAGAACGCGAGCGCCGGCTCCCATGCCCGCATCTGGCTCGCCCTCCCGGCGAACGCGACGGCGGTCACGATGCTTTATAGCAACCCAGAGGCCCGGGACGCCGGCGATCCCGACGCGGTCTTCCTCTTCTTCGAGGACTACGAGAGAGGCGGCCTCTCGCGGTGGTCGTTCTGCGGTTCGAACGCCGGGATTCAGTCCGACGTTGTCCGAGACGGTGCATACGCCGGGGATATCAACGTCTCCGAGCCGGATCTCCCGGAGTTTTCCAACAACCGGATATGCCTTGCAGACATCTCCGCGGGCCCGATGGTCATCGAGGGGGACTTCCAGGTCAGCGAGTTCGGGAGATGGTGCGGTTCGGGCTACATCCAGGCCTGGAACGGGACCAACCGGCTCTACGCCCTCCACCTCCGGAACGGCTCCGTGCAGCACTACGACGGCGATCACCGGAACTTCTCCGCCGATGCCCGGGCCGAGACCGATACCTGGTACCACGTCAGGGTCGTCCTGGATACGCCGAACGCCACCGAACACGCCTGGATGGACGGCGAGTACCTGGGGAGCGCCCCCATGCGGTTCTCCGACGGGTCACCGGTGCCGAAGGATACGGTCTTTGACGACTTCGCCCTGATCGGGTCTTCGGCGTGGTACTCCGGCAATCCGCACCACTTCTACGCCGACAACGTCGTCGTCAGGAAGTACGAGCCCGCCCCGCCGGTGCTCTCCTACGCGGACGACGCATAG
- a CDS encoding lipopolysaccharide biosynthesis protein — MSLIVLLAKVGLDFSIIRYFPARDKSVVYSTSIVITTLFSLIFGLIFILGADLFSPELKDIYTLESAGLLFIFIIANATANLAGIAFVALRRSEYYLLQNLLAGSKILFLFPLAYLGAFGIFGSVGISFILTAVFSSLLIAKSGIKHSFRVDREFIAGSFHFSLGNYLVGLFQTAPNLVLPIMVLNILGADAAAYYYIAFSVAFILFIVPNAISTSLFVEGSNGESLRQSTIRSSIAIYALLIPAVVILYFSGDIILGLIGKEYAANGFELFRVMIFTSLVLPVTYIYSAVKRVQNGVRDLVLLNGVVFASLILLAQTCTTAYGIVGIGYAWVISYAVGVLLIGLGTLWERIATAGTGSHV; from the coding sequence ATGAGTCTGATCGTTCTCCTAGCAAAAGTGGGTTTGGACTTCTCGATCATCCGGTATTTTCCTGCGCGGGATAAGAGCGTAGTATACAGCACATCTATAGTCATCACGACACTATTTTCCCTGATCTTCGGGTTGATCTTCATCCTCGGAGCGGATCTCTTCTCGCCGGAATTAAAAGACATTTATACCCTTGAATCAGCAGGATTGCTGTTCATATTCATCATTGCAAATGCAACAGCCAACTTAGCGGGAATCGCATTTGTAGCGCTTCGGCGTTCAGAATACTATTTGCTTCAGAACCTTCTTGCAGGGTCGAAAATTCTCTTCCTATTCCCACTGGCGTACCTTGGAGCGTTCGGGATCTTTGGTTCCGTTGGTATTTCGTTCATACTCACCGCCGTATTCTCGTCGTTGCTGATCGCGAAGTCCGGCATAAAGCACTCGTTCCGTGTGGATAGGGAATTTATAGCAGGATCTTTTCACTTCTCATTGGGAAACTATCTTGTCGGGCTCTTTCAGACCGCCCCAAACTTGGTCCTGCCAATCATGGTGTTAAACATCCTCGGAGCTGATGCGGCCGCGTATTATTATATTGCATTTTCCGTCGCCTTCATTCTGTTCATCGTCCCAAACGCAATCAGCACATCACTGTTTGTCGAAGGCAGCAATGGTGAATCCTTGCGACAGAGCACGATCCGATCCTCGATCGCGATCTACGCGCTGCTCATTCCTGCAGTGGTAATCCTATATTTCTCCGGGGATATCATCCTGGGGCTCATCGGAAAAGAGTATGCAGCGAACGGGTTTGAGCTCTTCCGGGTGATGATCTTCACGAGCCTCGTCCTGCCCGTGACCTACATCTACTCCGCGGTGAAGCGCGTCCAGAACGGGGTGCGCGATCTGGTACTGCTGAACGGGGTTGTTTTCGCGTCGCTGATACTTCTTGCCCAGACCTGTACGACGGCGTACGGGATCGTCGGGATCGGCTACGCCTGGGTGATCAGCTACGCCGTCGGTGTTCTTTTGATCGGTCTGGGCACACTCTGGGAGCGGATTGCAACGGCCGGTACCGGATCGCACGTCTAG